A genome region from Pseudoalteromonas tetraodonis includes the following:
- a CDS encoding Tex family protein → MSDISARLATELNAQQQQVVAATKLLDEGATVPFIARYRKEVTGGLDDTQLRLLEQRLSYLRELEERRGFILSTIESQNKLTGELAADIKAAQSKTELEDLYLPYKAKRRTKGQIAIEAGLEPLANALFNDPMLDPEAEAAHYINADKAIIDTKSALDGAKFILMERFAEDAKLLAKLRSHISQNGAIESKLIDGQEQAGAKYRDYFEHQEPLKKVPSHRALAMLRARNEGILQLTINPEPSAENPAQLCAQMISDHYRLDIKNKPASAWLLTVVQWAWKIKLGLHLENEFLAAMREKAETGAIDVFAKNLKDLLMAAPAGPRTTLGLDPGLRTGCKIAVVDSTGKLLATQTIFPHAPQNHWDKSLRTLEQLCRQHKVELIAIGNGTASRESDKLVGELIKANAELKLNKIMVSEAGASVYSASEFAANEFPDLDVSLRGAVSIARRLQDPLAELVKIEPKSIGVGQYQHDVSQSQLGQSLISVVEDCVNSVGVDLNMASVPLLARVSGLNKTLAQNIVNYRDTNGSFTKRSQLKKVERLGPKAFEQAAGFLRINNGSDPLDNSSVHPEAYPIVKRICEHNQVDVNNLIGNSEFLSKLAANDYIDDKFGLPTVTDIISELDKPGRDPRPEFKTAEFKAGVEKISDLKPGMILEGVVSNVANFGAFVDVGVHQDGLVHISAITNKFISDPREVVKAGDIVKVKVVEVDAARKRISFTMRLDDDIDTSNKAAAAAPQKPRSNNTNQARAPKPKRDTGNAMMGSAFADAFANAKVKK, encoded by the coding sequence ATGAGCGATATCTCTGCACGTTTAGCAACTGAGCTAAATGCACAGCAGCAACAAGTGGTTGCAGCAACAAAGTTACTTGATGAAGGCGCAACCGTCCCCTTTATTGCCCGTTACAGAAAAGAAGTGACCGGTGGATTAGATGACACCCAACTACGCCTTCTAGAACAACGTTTGTCTTATTTACGTGAACTTGAAGAACGTCGTGGCTTTATTCTATCGACGATAGAATCTCAAAATAAGCTTACTGGGGAATTAGCAGCCGATATAAAAGCAGCGCAAAGTAAAACCGAGCTTGAAGATTTATACTTGCCTTATAAGGCAAAGCGTCGCACTAAAGGTCAAATCGCTATTGAGGCCGGTTTAGAACCTCTTGCTAATGCCTTATTTAACGACCCAATGCTCGACCCAGAAGCTGAAGCTGCTCACTATATTAATGCCGATAAAGCCATTATTGATACAAAATCAGCCCTTGATGGTGCCAAATTTATTCTAATGGAGCGTTTTGCTGAAGACGCTAAATTACTCGCTAAGCTTAGAAGCCATATTAGTCAAAATGGGGCGATTGAGAGTAAGTTAATTGATGGGCAAGAACAAGCAGGTGCTAAATACAGAGACTACTTTGAGCATCAAGAACCGTTAAAAAAAGTGCCCTCGCACCGTGCGTTAGCCATGCTAAGAGCACGAAATGAAGGCATTTTACAGTTAACGATTAATCCTGAGCCAAGTGCTGAAAATCCAGCCCAGTTATGTGCCCAAATGATCAGTGATCATTACCGCCTAGATATTAAAAACAAACCTGCTAGTGCATGGTTATTAACTGTGGTGCAGTGGGCATGGAAAATTAAGCTTGGGCTACACTTAGAAAACGAGTTTTTAGCCGCAATGCGTGAAAAAGCCGAAACCGGTGCCATTGACGTATTTGCTAAAAATTTAAAAGATTTATTAATGGCAGCGCCTGCAGGCCCTCGCACAACACTTGGTTTAGATCCTGGCTTGCGTACTGGTTGTAAAATTGCGGTAGTCGATAGCACAGGAAAACTGCTCGCTACACAAACAATCTTCCCACATGCACCGCAAAATCATTGGGATAAATCACTGCGTACGCTCGAGCAATTATGTCGCCAACATAAAGTTGAGCTTATTGCGATTGGTAACGGCACTGCTTCTCGCGAATCAGATAAACTGGTTGGCGAACTTATCAAAGCCAATGCCGAGCTTAAACTGAATAAAATTATGGTCAGTGAAGCCGGCGCTTCGGTGTATTCTGCGTCTGAATTTGCCGCTAATGAGTTCCCAGATTTAGATGTATCTTTACGCGGTGCAGTATCTATTGCACGTCGCCTCCAAGATCCATTAGCTGAGCTAGTTAAAATAGAGCCTAAGTCTATCGGTGTAGGCCAATATCAACACGATGTATCACAAAGCCAACTTGGGCAAAGCCTAATTTCTGTAGTAGAAGACTGTGTAAACAGTGTGGGGGTTGATTTAAATATGGCCTCAGTGCCTTTGCTTGCACGTGTTTCTGGCTTAAACAAAACGTTGGCTCAAAACATTGTAAACTACCGTGACACGAATGGGTCATTTACAAAACGTAGTCAGTTGAAAAAAGTAGAACGCTTAGGGCCAAAAGCATTCGAACAAGCGGCCGGGTTTTTACGCATTAATAATGGCAGCGATCCGCTAGATAACTCATCAGTTCACCCTGAAGCATACCCAATCGTTAAGCGTATTTGTGAACATAATCAGGTAGACGTAAATAACTTAATTGGTAACAGTGAATTTTTAAGTAAACTCGCTGCAAACGACTATATTGACGATAAATTTGGCTTACCAACCGTGACTGACATTATTAGCGAGCTTGATAAACCAGGTCGCGATCCACGTCCTGAATTCAAAACCGCGGAGTTTAAAGCCGGTGTTGAAAAAATTAGTGACCTTAAGCCTGGTATGATTTTAGAAGGTGTGGTTTCTAACGTTGCTAATTTTGGTGCATTTGTTGATGTGGGTGTTCATCAAGATGGACTCGTACATATTTCAGCTATTACTAACAAGTTTATTTCAGACCCACGCGAAGTGGTTAAAGCAGGTGACATTGTTAAAGTAAAAGTGGTTGAAGTCGATGCTGCCCGTAAACGCATTAGTTTTACTATGCGCCTAGATGACGACATAGACACCAGCAATAAAGCAGCAGCTGCGGCACCGCAAAAGCCTCGCAGCAATAATACCAACCAAGCACGAGCGCCTAAACCTAAACGCGATACAGGCAATGCGATGATGGGGAGTGCCTTTGCTGACGCCTTTGCTAACGCAAAAGTGAAAAAGTAA
- a CDS encoding putative metalloprotease CJM1_0395 family protein, whose product MNIVTPFPSININTANVYTETARRDNQLREVIPPAAANTAGSTENKAQSDAEKAKLPGNSDSSTYTASGKIADNKTIEQREGNADSDQDDAEQEKQQAAEEVSEQEELQLEQEQQQIKELKARDTEVRTHEQAHAAVGGQYAGSPSYEYQIGPDGTNYAVGGEVPIDVGVINGDPQATIDKMQTVRAAALAPAEPSGADRAIAADATQKMAAAQAELASADDEDSSEDKSRVSESFSNSESSEVKTAKSEEQSRDIEVEARAGRIASFYQLATSPAIQSEFSAQI is encoded by the coding sequence ATGAATATCGTCACGCCGTTTCCGTCTATCAATATAAACACTGCAAATGTTTATACGGAGACTGCTCGGCGTGACAATCAGTTACGTGAAGTCATTCCCCCAGCCGCTGCAAACACCGCCGGTAGTACTGAAAACAAAGCTCAAAGTGATGCAGAAAAAGCCAAACTACCTGGTAACAGCGATAGTTCAACTTATACTGCAAGCGGCAAAATTGCAGACAACAAAACTATTGAACAACGCGAAGGCAATGCTGATAGTGATCAAGATGATGCCGAGCAAGAAAAACAGCAAGCTGCCGAAGAAGTTAGTGAGCAAGAAGAGCTTCAACTTGAGCAAGAACAGCAACAAATTAAAGAGCTCAAAGCTCGCGATACCGAAGTGCGAACCCACGAGCAAGCGCATGCGGCTGTTGGTGGACAATATGCCGGTTCACCCAGTTACGAATACCAAATAGGCCCCGATGGCACTAATTATGCCGTAGGTGGTGAAGTACCGATTGATGTTGGGGTTATCAATGGCGATCCGCAAGCAACCATCGATAAAATGCAAACGGTACGTGCTGCTGCACTAGCACCAGCAGAACCCTCAGGTGCCGACAGAGCGATTGCGGCAGACGCCACACAGAAAATGGCTGCCGCACAAGCTGAGTTAGCTTCAGCTGATGACGAAGACAGCAGCGAAGATAAAAGCAGAGTCAGTGAGTCGTTTTCTAATAGTGAAAGTTCAGAAGTAAAAACCGCTAAAAGCGAAGAACAATCGCGTGATATTGAAGTTGAAGCGCGTGCAGGACGCATTGCTAGCTTTTATCAACTGGCGACATCACCCGCGATTCAGAGCGAATTTTCAGCGCAAATTTAG
- the bioH gene encoding pimeloyl-ACP methyl ester esterase BioH: MQNECVLLHGWGMNQGVWQLIKPELEFLYSGKVRCLDLPGYGDHDVSLDPYTLHDAAQLVSQQLKPKSVLMGWSLGGLFAIYIAKHWPEKVSKVILVASTPFFVEQLPWEGIKPKVLTQFKEQLLQERSKTIERFLAIQAMGSESARDDVKQLKQLLSQSPPPSNQALSVGLDILQSEDLRELFSHCPVAISGIFGRLDSLVPYRAIEKMVALNSDFEYEVIDKASHAPFISHKNEFLSAVKSML; encoded by the coding sequence ATGCAAAATGAATGTGTGTTGTTGCATGGTTGGGGAATGAACCAAGGCGTGTGGCAGTTAATAAAACCAGAATTAGAATTTTTATATTCTGGTAAGGTACGTTGTTTAGACTTACCTGGTTACGGTGATCATGATGTCTCTTTGGATCCGTATACTTTACATGATGCAGCTCAGTTGGTGAGTCAGCAATTAAAACCAAAATCTGTTTTGATGGGATGGTCTTTAGGCGGTTTGTTTGCCATTTATATTGCCAAACATTGGCCAGAAAAAGTGTCAAAAGTTATTTTAGTTGCCTCTACTCCTTTTTTTGTAGAGCAATTGCCCTGGGAAGGTATTAAACCTAAAGTGCTCACACAGTTTAAAGAACAGCTATTGCAAGAGCGTTCAAAAACGATAGAGCGCTTTTTGGCGATTCAAGCGATGGGCAGTGAGTCGGCGCGAGATGATGTAAAACAGCTAAAACAACTATTGAGTCAGTCACCGCCGCCGAGTAATCAAGCATTAAGTGTGGGGTTAGATATACTGCAAAGTGAAGACTTACGTGAATTATTTTCTCACTGTCCCGTCGCGATTAGTGGAATTTTTGGGCGTTTAGACTCTCTCGTTCCTTATCGAGCAATTGAAAAAATGGTCGCACTTAATTCTGACTTTGAGTACGAAGTGATAGACAAAGCATCACATGCGCCATTTATTTCTCATAAAAACGAATTTTTATCTGCCGTTAAATCAATGCTTTGA
- a CDS encoding ComF family protein has protein sequence MKLSLTDWLFPSYCVLCQNQIHSSMGLCQFCLDDLPLLDLAEYDNLFYRPDIVEMFPNCSFEKLFACAFYQPPFDLWLKQLKFNNQIHYKKALQQVIKKQLTIFTNKQHLAAAVFIILPLHKSRFFSRGFNQVTQVWQPCLSSFKVLNNVLIRNKNTSAQSQLSKTKRIKNLQQAFSCTANLEGKTVVIIDDIMTTGATLNAATLSLKEAGAKQVWAFTTCLTPL, from the coding sequence ATGAAACTTAGCCTAACTGATTGGCTGTTTCCCTCGTATTGCGTGTTGTGCCAGAATCAGATACACAGCTCAATGGGACTATGTCAGTTTTGTTTAGATGACCTGCCTTTGCTAGATTTGGCTGAGTATGACAATTTATTTTACCGCCCAGATATTGTAGAAATGTTTCCTAACTGCAGCTTTGAGAAACTATTTGCCTGTGCTTTTTATCAACCCCCTTTTGATTTATGGCTAAAACAACTCAAATTTAATAATCAAATTCATTACAAAAAAGCACTACAGCAAGTCATCAAAAAACAACTTACTATTTTTACTAATAAACAGCATTTAGCTGCTGCTGTATTTATTATTTTACCTTTGCACAAGTCGCGTTTTTTTAGTCGAGGATTTAATCAGGTTACCCAAGTATGGCAGCCTTGTTTGTCATCCTTTAAGGTCTTGAATAATGTTTTAATACGCAATAAAAACACCTCGGCACAGTCACAACTGAGCAAAACAAAGCGGATAAAAAATTTACAGCAGGCTTTTTCATGTACTGCCAATTTAGAGGGTAAAACGGTGGTCATTATTGATGATATTATGACCACAGGTGCAACACTCAATGCAGCCACCTTGTCGCTAAAAGAAGCGGGCGCTAAACAAGTCTGGGCATTTACGACCTGTTTAACGCCACTTTAG
- a CDS encoding M14 metallopeptidase family protein — protein sequence MRFILTVMVILASFSSVAKPLSYYFEQQVEFDPSIPTPEKVLGYQVGEWHVRHDQLVRYMEILAQKSDRINFEVIGRTHEQRPLVMLTITAANKLKNIEQTRQAHLARLNNSNNKTAEQPSVVWMGYSVHGNESSGSNAALLVAYYLAAAQGDEINELLNNTVILLDPSLNPDGLARFANWANSNRGMNLSSDPQTREHVESWPSSRTNHYWFDLNRDWLLLQHPESRARIAKFHYWKPNILTDFHEMGPNSSYFFQPGIPSRKHPITPEENVSLTKAIANYHAKTLDENNALYFTEESFDDFYYGKGSTYPDVNGGVGILFEQASSRGHIQETINGPLTFAFTIKNQLLTSLSTFKAAIDNRQALLEYQANFYNKAVELAKDEDYQGYIVQGGEDKTRTNDFLSILKQHQINAYPVKEGLKAEGKNFTANSYFVPLAQPQYRLVKAIFSEQQNFADNTFYDVSGWTLAHAFNLPFAKVNSRWGLEVDTTAWQKAKQPVLTPLTKNYAYGFAWDDMLAPKMLNSLLQQGIKARVALKPLTATSTSNEINFDAGSIIIPAGLQTETDWVAKLNQAQSQFDIEIKPITTGLTSKGADLGSRSMAVVSAPKVLLVGGKGVSQYEAGEVWYYLDRFVGVAPTIVEMNRLASLELSNYSHIVLAHGDYATLSDTDKVAIKSWVRKGGVIWGHKGGAKFLADQQLLKANYLSRKDVASAFDTQGLKYADKDHLAGRQRIAGAIFNTDVDTTHPLTFSFKRDTLPVFKNSTWLLEASQAPFVNILTYTQQPLLAGFTDAVNVEQVAGGAALMAHSYGRGSVIAMTDNPVFRGYWYGTSRLLSNALFFGHTFRVSGN from the coding sequence ATGCGGTTTATATTAACAGTAATGGTGATACTAGCCAGTTTTTCAAGTGTGGCAAAGCCCCTGTCGTATTATTTTGAGCAACAGGTTGAATTTGATCCCAGCATTCCAACACCTGAAAAAGTACTTGGTTATCAAGTGGGTGAATGGCATGTAAGGCATGACCAACTTGTTCGCTACATGGAAATTTTAGCTCAAAAAAGCGATCGAATTAATTTTGAAGTAATAGGCCGTACTCATGAGCAGCGCCCACTAGTTATGCTCACTATTACCGCAGCTAACAAACTAAAAAATATAGAGCAAACTCGCCAAGCACACTTAGCTCGCCTAAATAATTCAAACAATAAAACAGCGGAGCAGCCAAGTGTTGTGTGGATGGGTTACAGTGTTCATGGGAACGAATCGTCAGGGAGTAATGCTGCCTTGCTAGTGGCTTATTATTTAGCAGCCGCGCAAGGTGATGAAATAAATGAGCTACTTAACAACACGGTGATTTTACTCGATCCGTCGCTTAACCCAGACGGCTTAGCACGTTTTGCTAATTGGGCTAATAGTAATCGTGGAATGAACTTATCGTCAGATCCGCAAACGCGTGAGCATGTAGAGAGCTGGCCAAGTAGCCGTACCAATCATTACTGGTTTGATTTAAATCGTGATTGGCTTTTACTGCAGCACCCTGAGTCGCGAGCGCGTATAGCCAAGTTTCATTATTGGAAACCTAATATTTTAACTGACTTTCATGAAATGGGACCAAACAGTAGCTATTTTTTCCAACCAGGGATCCCAAGTCGTAAACACCCCATTACCCCTGAAGAAAATGTGAGCCTAACCAAAGCAATTGCAAATTATCATGCAAAAACTTTAGATGAAAACAACGCACTGTATTTTACAGAAGAAAGCTTTGATGACTTTTATTATGGCAAAGGTTCAACTTACCCTGATGTAAATGGTGGTGTCGGTATTTTATTTGAACAAGCAAGTTCTCGTGGCCATATTCAAGAAACGATCAATGGCCCGCTAACTTTTGCGTTTACGATTAAAAACCAACTTTTAACCAGCTTATCTACGTTTAAAGCAGCGATTGATAACCGCCAAGCTTTACTTGAGTATCAGGCTAACTTTTATAACAAAGCGGTTGAGCTTGCCAAAGATGAAGACTATCAAGGCTATATTGTTCAAGGTGGGGAAGACAAAACACGTACTAACGACTTTTTAAGCATACTTAAACAGCACCAAATTAATGCTTATCCAGTTAAAGAGGGACTAAAAGCTGAAGGTAAAAACTTTACCGCTAATAGCTATTTTGTGCCGCTTGCGCAACCACAATACCGATTAGTTAAAGCTATTTTTAGTGAACAGCAAAACTTTGCCGATAACACTTTTTACGATGTATCAGGTTGGACATTAGCGCATGCGTTTAATTTACCATTTGCTAAAGTAAACAGCCGCTGGGGATTAGAGGTTGATACTACGGCTTGGCAAAAAGCAAAACAGCCTGTTTTAACGCCGCTAACTAAAAACTATGCCTACGGATTTGCTTGGGACGACATGCTTGCCCCAAAAATGCTCAATAGTCTGTTACAGCAAGGTATTAAAGCACGTGTTGCATTAAAACCATTAACCGCAACATCAACGAGTAATGAGATAAATTTTGATGCTGGCAGTATTATTATCCCTGCAGGACTGCAAACAGAGACTGATTGGGTGGCAAAGCTAAATCAAGCACAAAGCCAATTTGATATTGAAATTAAGCCAATTACCACAGGCTTAACCAGTAAAGGTGCCGACTTAGGCTCGCGCTCTATGGCGGTTGTTTCTGCGCCTAAGGTGTTATTAGTTGGCGGTAAAGGGGTTAGCCAATATGAAGCAGGTGAAGTGTGGTATTACCTAGATCGCTTTGTAGGCGTAGCGCCTACCATTGTTGAAATGAACCGTTTAGCGTCTTTAGAGCTCAGTAATTACAGCCATATTGTTTTGGCGCATGGCGATTATGCGACGTTATCTGATACCGACAAAGTGGCAATTAAAAGCTGGGTGAGAAAAGGCGGCGTTATTTGGGGTCATAAAGGCGGGGCAAAGTTCTTAGCTGATCAGCAGTTATTAAAAGCAAACTACTTATCACGTAAAGATGTTGCCAGCGCATTTGATACTCAAGGTTTAAAATATGCAGACAAAGACCATCTAGCGGGTCGCCAGCGTATTGCAGGCGCTATATTTAATACTGATGTAGATACAACGCACCCACTGACGTTTTCATTTAAGCGTGACACACTGCCAGTATTTAAAAACAGTACCTGGTTACTTGAAGCCTCTCAAGCGCCGTTTGTAAATATACTCACCTATACACAACAGCCGTTACTTGCTGGTTTTACTGATGCAGTTAATGTAGAGCAAGTGGCCGGCGGTGCTGCGCTAATGGCTCACTCTTATGGTCGAGGTAGTGTGATTGCGATGACAGACAACCCTGTATTTAGAGGTTACTGGTATGGCACCAGCCGATTATTAAGTAACGCTTTATTTTTCGGTCATACCTTTCGTGTCAGTGGTAACTAA